The following proteins are encoded in a genomic region of Mycolicibacterium rutilum:
- a CDS encoding VOC family protein, translated as MLVKALGYVGVESPDAKEWLAFGPEVLGMEAVEASSGSVLLRIDDADHRIAVHHGDRNRMLYAGWDVGSEEAVEAAGELLHKRGIGFEVGTEEDCAARGVLGFLTLSDPSGLRHELFYGQKVVPGSFRPGRAISGFVTGAQGLGHVVLATPDLAQADRFLRGVLGFKKSDEIYTFMDLWFYHCNPRHHSIALAPMPGVRGLHHVMVEVQSFDDVGMAYDLCMSRNIPLSMTLGRHVNDRMVSFYVRTPSGFDLEYGWDGATVDDETWTVAQYDRPSVWGHQMVAQTPPGALEAATT; from the coding sequence ATGTTGGTGAAAGCGTTGGGTTATGTGGGTGTGGAGTCTCCGGATGCGAAGGAGTGGTTGGCGTTCGGTCCGGAGGTTTTGGGGATGGAGGCGGTTGAGGCGTCCAGTGGGTCGGTCCTGTTGCGGATCGACGACGCGGATCACCGGATCGCCGTTCATCACGGGGACCGCAACCGGATGCTGTATGCGGGCTGGGATGTGGGCAGCGAGGAGGCGGTTGAGGCTGCCGGGGAGTTGCTGCACAAGCGGGGCATTGGGTTTGAGGTGGGAACCGAGGAGGACTGCGCAGCCCGCGGGGTGTTGGGCTTTTTGACGCTGTCGGATCCTTCGGGGTTGCGTCATGAGTTGTTTTACGGTCAGAAGGTGGTGCCGGGTTCCTTCCGGCCCGGTCGTGCGATATCGGGGTTCGTCACCGGTGCGCAGGGGTTGGGTCATGTGGTGCTGGCGACGCCGGACCTTGCGCAGGCCGACCGGTTTTTGCGGGGGGTGTTGGGGTTTAAGAAGAGCGATGAGATTTACACCTTCATGGATCTGTGGTTTTACCACTGCAACCCGCGCCATCACAGCATCGCGTTGGCTCCGATGCCGGGTGTGCGGGGACTGCACCACGTGATGGTCGAGGTGCAAAGTTTTGATGACGTGGGGATGGCTTATGACCTGTGCATGTCGCGCAACATTCCGCTGAGCATGACGTTGGGGCGCCATGTCAACGATCGGATGGTGTCGTTTTACGTCCGCACACCCAGCGGGTTTGACCTCGAGTACGGCTGGGACGGGGCCACTGTCGATGACGAAACCTGGACAGTCGCTCAGTACGACCGACCCAGTGTGTGGGGCCACCAGATGGTCGCCCAAACACCACCAGGCGCACTCGAAGCCGCAACAACATGA
- a CDS encoding Rieske 2Fe-2S domain-containing protein has product MSIVGKNDIQQLVAAGREGLAKGRLPAGLVANAELHKLEAQRVFGRCWQFLAHETEIPQAGDYVVRYLGGGSIIVVRGEDGEVRAMANSCRHRGTMLCRTEMGNTSHFRCPYHGWTYRNTGTLAGVPAQKEVYGVEMDKNEWSLTQVPRLENYRGMIFGCLDEKAEPLVDYLGDMAWYLDLITQKSKGGLEVRGEPQRWIIDSNWKLGADNFVGDAYHTLMTHRSAVELGLAPPDPKFASEPAHISLSNGHGLGVLGVTPGQPMPPFMNYPPEVVDGLAAAYGDQDRADMLQRSAFIHGTVFPNLSFLNVLIGRDKKSMPVPMLTFRLWRPLSHDTMEVWSWFLVEKDADEEFKQQSYETYVRTFGISGVFEQDDAETWRSITAGTQGILAGSQTLNFEMGMGVLTSDDTWKGPGRPLSSGYAERNQREFWGRLLELLTDSGDDASETEPKPQLLAQSRTNTDEVA; this is encoded by the coding sequence ATGTCTATTGTCGGTAAGAACGACATTCAGCAACTGGTAGCGGCGGGCCGAGAAGGCCTTGCTAAGGGCCGTCTGCCCGCCGGGCTGGTCGCCAACGCAGAACTCCACAAGCTCGAAGCTCAGCGAGTCTTCGGCCGGTGCTGGCAATTCCTGGCCCACGAGACGGAGATCCCCCAGGCAGGGGACTACGTGGTCCGATATCTGGGTGGCGGTTCGATCATCGTTGTCCGCGGCGAAGACGGCGAAGTGCGCGCCATGGCGAACTCGTGTCGGCACCGCGGAACAATGCTGTGCCGCACGGAGATGGGCAACACTTCGCACTTCCGCTGCCCCTATCACGGCTGGACCTACCGCAATACCGGAACTCTGGCGGGTGTACCCGCACAAAAAGAGGTCTATGGGGTCGAGATGGACAAGAACGAGTGGAGTCTTACCCAGGTTCCGCGCCTCGAGAACTACCGCGGAATGATATTCGGTTGCCTGGACGAGAAGGCAGAACCTCTCGTTGATTATTTGGGCGATATGGCGTGGTATCTGGACCTGATCACCCAGAAGTCCAAGGGTGGACTGGAGGTGCGGGGTGAGCCCCAGCGTTGGATCATCGACTCCAACTGGAAGCTCGGCGCGGACAACTTTGTCGGGGACGCCTACCACACGTTGATGACGCACCGATCGGCGGTCGAGCTCGGTCTGGCTCCGCCCGATCCAAAATTCGCGTCGGAGCCGGCGCATATCAGTCTCTCCAACGGTCACGGCCTCGGCGTCCTCGGGGTAACGCCCGGGCAACCGATGCCGCCCTTTATGAACTATCCACCCGAGGTTGTCGATGGACTCGCAGCGGCTTACGGCGATCAGGACCGCGCAGACATGCTTCAGCGTTCGGCCTTCATTCACGGCACGGTCTTTCCCAACCTGTCGTTCCTCAACGTCCTCATCGGTAGGGACAAGAAGTCAATGCCAGTGCCGATGTTGACATTTCGGCTGTGGCGTCCACTGTCACACGACACGATGGAAGTTTGGTCGTGGTTTCTCGTCGAGAAGGATGCCGACGAAGAGTTCAAACAGCAGTCGTATGAGACCTACGTACGAACGTTCGGCATCTCCGGTGTGTTCGAACAGGACGACGCCGAGACTTGGCGCTCCATCACTGCGGGAACGCAAGGCATTCTCGCAGGCAGCCAGACACTCAACTTCGAGATGGGCATGGGTGTGCTGACCAGCGACGACACGTGGAAGGGGCCCGGTCGTCCCCTGTCCAGCGGGTACGCGGAGCGTAACCAACGCGAATTCTGGGGTCGCCTGTTGGAGTTACTCACCGACTCAGGCGATGACGCCAGCGAAACCGAGCCCAAACCCCAACTACTCGCGCAATCTCGGACCAATACAGACGAGGTCGCCTGA
- a CDS encoding aromatic-ring-hydroxylating dioxygenase subunit beta: MVATVEQQLLLRCEMENFLFEEAELLNDGRFHDWLELCAEDIHYVIPVRVSRERANGDGNSTTMTHWDDDYAGLELRVLRLDTEYAWAEDPPSRIRHHVSNVRVRPGAGTDEYDVRSNLLVFRNRGDSPQHDLISAERHDVIRRSEMGLRLASRRVVLDHAVVGTHNLANFF; the protein is encoded by the coding sequence ATGGTAGCGACGGTCGAGCAACAGCTTCTGCTCCGCTGCGAGATGGAGAACTTTCTGTTCGAAGAGGCGGAGCTGCTGAACGACGGCCGGTTTCACGACTGGCTAGAACTGTGCGCCGAAGATATCCACTACGTCATCCCGGTGCGCGTGAGCAGAGAACGCGCCAACGGCGACGGAAATTCGACGACCATGACCCACTGGGATGACGACTACGCAGGCTTGGAGCTGCGGGTGCTACGTCTGGACACCGAATACGCATGGGCAGAAGATCCGCCCTCACGGATCCGACACCACGTGTCGAATGTGCGGGTACGCCCCGGCGCAGGGACGGACGAATACGATGTCCGCTCCAACCTTCTCGTGTTCCGCAACAGGGGGGACAGCCCGCAGCACGACCTCATCTCTGCGGAGCGCCACGATGTCATCCGCCGCAGTGAGATGGGCCTGCGGTTAGCGAGCCGACGGGTAGTGCTTGACCATGCCGTTGTCGGCACCCACAATCTGGCTAACTTCTTCTAA